A single window of Doryrhamphus excisus isolate RoL2022-K1 chromosome 5, RoL_Dexc_1.0, whole genome shotgun sequence DNA harbors:
- the barhl2 gene encoding barH-like 2 homeobox protein — protein MEASSGSSFGIDTILSGAPSSLMNGDFRLADGRTADFRRQDTPSPCSEIDTVGTAPSSPLSVTMEHPSADAHVAPDTSLQHHHHHHHHHHTLPLSPQQPLPVQLAAAGCAPRSATSSFLIKDILGDGKPLAACAPYSTSVSSPKPESAAAPDGFRPKLEQDEGRGKLERRDDIHGDVKCNGTKEEGDREISSSRDSPPVRTKKPRKARTAFTDHQLNQLERSFERQKYLSVQDRMDLAAALNLTDTQVKTWYQNRRTKWKRQTAVGLELLAEAGNYSALQRMFPSPYFYHPSLLSSVDGSTAAAAAAAMYSSMYRTPSAPHPGLQRPLVPRVLIHGLGPGGQPALNPLSNPMPGTPHPR, from the exons ATGGAGGCATCCAGCGGCTCCAGCTTCGGGATTGACACCATCCTATCCGGCGCGCCAAGCTCACTCATGAACGGGGACTTTAGGCTGGCCGACGGCCGCACGGCGGACTTCCGGAGACAGGACACGCCGTCGCCGTGCTCGGAGATAGACACCGTGGGCACGGCCCCCTCGTCCCCGCTCTCGGTCACTATGGAGCACCCCTCCGCCGACGCGCATGTGGCGCCGGACACCAGCCttcagcaccaccaccaccatcaccaccatcaccacacGCTGCCACTGTCGCCTCAGCAGCCGCTACCAGTGCAGCTGGCCGCGGCCGGCTGCGCCCCTCGGAGCGCCACCTCCTCCTTTCTCATCAAGGACATCCTGGGTGACGGCAAGCCGCTTGCCGCCTGCGCGCCCTACAGTACCAGCGTGTCGTCGCCCAAACCGGAAAGCGCCGCGGCTCCGGACGGCTTCAGGCCCAAGCTGGAGCAGGACGAGGGCCGGGGAAAGCTGGAGCGGAGGGACGACATCCACGGCGACGTCAAGTGCAACG GGACCAAAGAGGAAGGCGACCGGGAGATCTCCAGCAGCCGGGACAGCCCCCCAGTGCGCACCAAGAAGCCCCGAAAAGCGCGCACGGCCTTCACCGACCACCAGCTCAACCAGCTGGAGAGAAGCTTCGAGAGGCAGAAGTACTTGAGCGTCCAGGACCGCATGGACCTGGCGGCCGCCCTCAACCTTACCGACACCCAGGTCAAGACCTGGTACCAGAACAGACG GACCAAGTGGAAGAGACAGACGGCGGTGGGTCTGGAGCTTCTGGCCGAGGCTGGGAACTACTCGGCCCTGCAGCGAATGTTCCCGTCGCCCTACTTCTACCACCCGAGCCTGCTGAGCTCCGTGGACGGCAGcacggcggcagcggcggcagcGGCCATGTACAGCAGCATGTACCGGACTCCTTCCGCGCCGCACCCCGGCCTCCAGAGACCGCTGGTGCCGAGGGTGCTCATTCACGGCCTTGGGCCCGGGGGCCAGCCGGCACTGAACCCCTTGTCGAACCCCATGCCCGGCACGCCGCACCCGCGGTAG